The segment tttaatgcattCCTGTTACTCAGGGCTCCCTGCTGCACTCCCATGCCTTTTAGGACACGGCAAAGTGAAGGCGATGTTGTTCTTGCAAGGGAGGGAGAGGCTGGAAGAGTGAACTGGGCACCTTAGAGACATGGAAGGCTTTCCCAGAGGAAGGAGCCTTGGGAAATAAGGGACCACTGCTAAATGTGCTGAGTTAGGGCCAGAGAGTTTCTGATGTGCCTAAATCTTTAATCATTTTAATTATACATTAGCAGACGTGCCCAGGATTTTCACTGACATTTACGGTGCAGCTGTCAACTGCCTCTTGACATGAGAGTGGCAGTACCTgatgagttttggggtttttttccaaaagttgTTCTTTTACTCACTTGCTGTTGCAGGATGTCTGCTCATTTATTCCCAGTGCTGATGGTGTGACTCCCCCTTCCCTTGCCCACCCTCTCGTTGCAGAATCCAGAGGAGTTGTCGGAGAATCGTGCTCACAGGGAGATGATTCCTCATGAAGTCACTGGACCCCTTGCAGAAATCAAATTTTACTTTCCATTTATCAGACTGAAATCAGAGCCAGCCAGACAGTGAAGCAAGCACAGTGGAGGGGGGACGGCAAAAGATGAAATCCAACCAAGAGCGGAGCAATGAATGCCTGCCACCTAAGAAGAGAGAAATCCCTGCCACCAGCCTGCCTTCAGAAGTGAAGCCGGTCCTGCCAAATGAAAACCACCGTGCGGATAACCTAGCATGGCTCCCCAGCACAGCCGGTGGCCAGGGCAGCCTGGGGGGCCGTCACCGGCCTGGGGGGCCGTCCTCGGTGGAGGCAGGCTTGCAGCAGGGTTTGCACAAGTCACTGTCTGCAGGACTGGACTATTCCCCGCCGAGCGCTCCCAGGTCCGTTCCAGCCTCCACGACTCTTCCCACAGTGTACTCGCCCGCCCTCTCCCAGTCAGGGACCTCCGTTTCCCCGGTGCAGTACACGCACCTGCAGCACACCTTCCAGTTCGTCGGGCCACAGTACAGTGGATCATACACCGGATTCATCCCCTCACAGCTGATTTCCCCAACAGCCAATTCTGCGACCAGCGCCGTGGCAGCGGCCACAGCCGTTGCAACCACTCCATCCCAGCGCTCCCAGCTGGAGGCTTATTCCACTTTGCTGGCCAGCATGAGCGGCTTAAGCCAGCAGGGTCACAAAGTTGAACCGCACCTGGTCAGGACACCTGGACTGATCGCCGCGGGGTCTCCTCCACCCACCCAGCAGAACCAGTACGTCCACAtttccagctcttcccagagCACTGTCAGAAATGTCTCTCCTCCAACCATCCCAGTCCCCCTGCACTCTCATCATACAGTGATCCCGCACACCATCACCCTTGGCCCTTCCTCCCAAGTGGTGGTGCAGTACACCGACTCGGGAGGCCACTTTGTCACCAGGGATCCCCCCAAGAAGCCTGAGAGCAGCCGGCTGCAGGTGATGCAGGCCAAGGAGGTACTGAATGGTGAGATAGAGAAGAGCCGGAGGTACGGCATTTCACCCTCTGCCGACATGGGTCTAGTCAAAGCAGGCAATAAACCAGTTCCCCATCATTACGAGACCAGGCATGTGGTGGTCCACTCGAACCCTGCCGAGTACGGCACACGGGATTCCTCAGGTGTCCGAGCCTCCGTCATGGTGGTCCCCAACAGCAGCACACCCACAGCAGACATGGAGGTGCAGCAGGCCACCAACCGTGAGACCTCTCCCTCAGCCCTCAATGACAAGGGAAGCTTGCACTTAGGAAAGCCAGCCCACCGGTCCTATGCCTTGTCTCCACAGCAGGCTCTGGGCCACGAGGGAGTGAAGGCAGTGGCCACGCTGTCCCCTCACACCGTCATTCAGACCACTCACAGCGCCTCTGAGCAACTCCCTGTCGGGCTGCCGGCGACAGCCTTTTATGCCGGGACCCAGCCACCGGTGATTGGCTACCTGAGCGGCCAGCAGCCAGCCATCGGGTACCCCAGCAGCCTGCCGCAGCACCTGGTGATCCCTGGCACCCAGTCCCTGCTGATACCAGTCGGTGGCGCGGATGTCGAGCCGTCGGGAGTCACGCCTGCGATCGTCACGTCGTCTCCCCAGTTTGCAGCAGTGCCTCACACGTTCGTCACCACCGCTGTCCCCAAAAGCGAGAACTTCAGTGCGGAGCCCCTCACCACCCAGCCGGCCTACCAAGCCACCATGGTGCAGGCACAGATCCACCTGCCTGTGGTGCAGTCCATCGCTTCTCCCGCCGCCGCGCCTCCCACGCTGCCCCCTTACTTCATGAAGGGGTCGATTATTCAGCTGGCCAATGGGGAGCTTAAGAAAGTAGAGgacttgaaaacagaagacttCATACAGAGCGCGGAAATAAGCAATGACCTGAAAATAGACTCCAGCACTGTGGAGAGGATTGAAGACAGCCATAGCCCAGGCATTGCTGTGATACAGTTTGCAGTTGGGGAGCATCGAGCACAGGTAATGGCAGTGCATGGTGGGGTGCGGGGAATGGACTGGGGCATGCGCTGTGGCCCCCCCAGGTGCAGCTTTCGTCAGtgcatttcagttgttttgGGGCCGCACAGGGTTCTTCATCATTCACTTCCACCTATGAGACCAACTCTAGTCCGAAAATCACCCGTCTCACTGTGCCAGTGAGCCATCAGCATCAATCACACCAATGATAAATGTAGACTCTTGGATATAAAAGGGGTCTTTCTTATAGATAGAGAACCACCTTCCACACAAGCAAGCTCAGGTTAGATTCAGCTCGAATCCTCCAGAGATAGGTAGGACACTAGGCAGTGAATTTCCATGGCTTGAAAACTTGGAGCTGGCTAGGAATGGCTCCACCACACGTGTAAGTTACTGAAATGCAGTAGTGAGTTTTATTGAGGCTTTGTTTGCAGGTGGTTTAAGCACTGTACGGCTCATATACACTGTGTTCAACggaaatttggaaagaaattcatCTAGGTGGCTGGACAGGCTGTGCTTCTGGCCTTTGTTTCTTGTTGGTTTGCAGTGTAGGAAGAAACTCTGTAACTTTCCAAAGGTATTTTTAGGTTGAGAATGAGTACATACTGATCATAAAGCTTTACGCTCATGCTGTCCATTTTCTGAGTGATGTAGATTCTGCTGTGTTGAGGCTGGAACAGTTCAGGTGGACTGGAGAATACCTAGAggtgttaattttaaatgatcTTGTTGCAAATGTTTTTAGTTTGGTTTGAGTGTTGTGAACTGCAGCATCTGCAACCCTGATGCTGCACCCTCAGCACTGGAGAACCAGATtgtgagagagagggagaagatggATGTGGACGCATATAGTAAAGCACTTCAGACTGacagcttggagaagaaaaacagtgatggTACCAAAGAGCAGATTACACAAAAAATTTCTTACAGTCGCTGCAGTCTGTGACCTGTCCTTCCTCAGTTACACATAGATGGTACTTCACTACATATGGCACGTCCGCTTTCTCATGTCAAACATGGAGATTCCCTGTGTGGTTTTGCTCATGTCTGTGTATGCATCTGTACAGCTGAGAGAAGCTAGGCCTCTGGTGATTTCACTATAAAGACGTGATCTTTTTCCCCACTGCTTAACTGTGTTTAGGTGCATCTCAGGTTTTGTGATTAGAGGAACCACTGATTAGGATCAGTTACTATAATTTGCCCTGGTGCCTTGAATAATGAGGTTTCAAAAGCAGCAATCTCCCATCTGCAGTTTTCATCTTGCTCTCATTTCTCAGCCTACAGCCAGGCCACCGGTCTCTGCACCAGCAGAAGAGGTACAAATTAACAGGTAGCATTTGTGTCATGTCTCGTTGGCATATCTGTCAACCCAGGCGATGTGTTGTAGTCCTGGGTGCCGGGCAGAGTGCCTTTGCAGAGGGTGGAGTGCCATCCTCTGGCAGAAAGcgagaaaaaatgtgaaaatccaggccaggcacacacacacatgggTCTCACCCAGCAAAGTGTCACCTTACCGAGAAGCCTATCAGCAGCAGGCTGACATCATCGCCACCGAAATACTCCCCAGCTGT is part of the Cuculus canorus isolate bCucCan1 chromosome 2, bCucCan1.pri, whole genome shotgun sequence genome and harbors:
- the ATXN1 gene encoding ataxin-1; the protein is MKSNQERSNECLPPKKREIPATSLPSEVKPVLPNENHRADNLAWLPSTAGGQGSLGGRHRPGGPSSVEAGLQQGLHKSLSAGLDYSPPSAPRSVPASTTLPTVYSPALSQSGTSVSPVQYTHLQHTFQFVGPQYSGSYTGFIPSQLISPTANSATSAVAAATAVATTPSQRSQLEAYSTLLASMSGLSQQGHKVEPHLVRTPGLIAAGSPPPTQQNQYVHISSSSQSTVRNVSPPTIPVPLHSHHTVIPHTITLGPSSQVVVQYTDSGGHFVTRDPPKKPESSRLQVMQAKEVLNGEIEKSRRYGISPSADMGLVKAGNKPVPHHYETRHVVVHSNPAEYGTRDSSGVRASVMVVPNSSTPTADMEVQQATNRETSPSALNDKGSLHLGKPAHRSYALSPQQALGHEGVKAVATLSPHTVIQTTHSASEQLPVGLPATAFYAGTQPPVIGYLSGQQPAIGYPSSLPQHLVIPGTQSLLIPVGGADVEPSGVTPAIVTSSPQFAAVPHTFVTTAVPKSENFSAEPLTTQPAYQATMVQAQIHLPVVQSIASPAAAPPTLPPYFMKGSIIQLANGELKKVEDLKTEDFIQSAEISNDLKIDSSTVERIEDSHSPGIAVIQFAVGEHRAQVSVEVLVEYPFFVFGQGWSSCCPERTSQLFDLPCSKLSVGDVCISLTLKNLKNGSIKKGQPMDSASILLKHSKNDSLAGSKHRYVEQENGINQGSAQMLAENGELKFPDKIGLPAAPLLTKTEPSKPPATRKRRWSAPETRKLEKSEEEPPLTLPKPSFIPQEVKICIEGRSNVGK